One genomic segment of Mycoplasmopsis agalactiae PG2 includes these proteins:
- a CDS encoding MIP family Ig-specific serine endopeptidase yields the protein MKKKFFPFILIGGGLSFTSLLSASKCIDSPNKPIKQENKANNELIDKVNSLFQLLDSSSQKINYESHEALNLRSKINEYIQNLKSFDLNILSTDQLNNYINSLQSLLAEANSFLNKDKNENLDKLDSKEDTVVIDTMSLDPMDKLPMETEVPAIPALPNFPFGLFNNANKHKYPEHASKFKAVDSKILYKELYDRTFSLKYLTKLSNGDLLSDGTGTAWLLDYHKYTNSDNKYKLFLGTNLHVLARFSNSLEKEKQEKLNYYDPTNDKVVAVALGKSSNVTNFDQKPNKTGSNGTSPASYFTNSQEFIYYEKLSSINSTTQTNAISEPKLVFAAVDFMNDEAIKNIQSELNESASQYKQYKASSNDIQHYKSAWDDFESKNKVPITVDFAVFEVDIDLEKADETFKSWVNYAIRGLDNYIDRLEKTEILPNQDKNVSKYMQTTDYVSASYDKSNQNNLWNAKDIYIAGYPNQNNTATWMQNNPSERYSDSVSSYNSGLKNKDTFAFATGSIEEKVGVASNAIINDNYWNRVMASWYGFQYGINFSSLYYGASGSLAYNEFGQMVGIYNSVTASVDYGDLLRSGGIAPFLQSSDIQAANNTIYAYNLIDGSNKSIYKNQKNSFRENLKFLYPNGFSDGSKQTKLFNDYSGEK from the coding sequence ATGAAAAAGAAATTTTTTCCTTTCATATTAATAGGGGGGGGATTATCATTTACATCATTGCTTAGTGCATCTAAATGTATTGATTCACCTAATAAACCTATAAAACAGGAAAATAAAGCAAATAATGAATTGATTGATAAAGTCAATTCATTATTTCAATTATTAGATTCATCTAGTCAGAAAATTAACTATGAGAGCCATGAAGCATTAAATTTAAGAAGCAAAATAAATGAATATATTCAAAATTTAAAATCATTTGACCTTAATATTTTAAGCACTGATCAACTAAATAATTACATTAACTCTTTGCAGTCATTATTAGCTGAAGCTAATAGTTTTTTAAACAAAGACAAAAATGAAAATCTTGATAAATTAGATTCTAAAGAAGATACAGTTGTAATCGACACAATGTCTTTAGACCCTATGGATAAGCTTCCAATGGAAACTGAAGTTCCTGCAATACCTGCATTGCCTAATTTTCCTTTTGGCTTGTTTAACAATGCAAATAAGCACAAATATCCCGAGCATGCATCTAAATTTAAGGCAGTTGATTCAAAGATTCTATACAAAGAGTTGTATGACAGAACTTTTTCACTTAAATACTTAACAAAACTTTCAAATGGAGATCTTTTAAGTGATGGCACCGGAACTGCTTGATTACTTGATTATCATAAATATACAAATTCAGACAACAAATACAAATTATTTTTAGGTACTAATTTGCATGTTTTAGCTAGATTCAGTAACTCATTAGAAAAAGAGAAGCAAGAAAAATTAAACTATTATGATCCTACCAATGATAAAGTAGTTGCTGTTGCACTAGGTAAGAGCTCAAATGTTACTAATTTTGACCAAAAACCTAATAAAACAGGCTCAAATGGTACATCTCCTGCTTCTTATTTTACTAATAGTCAAGAGTTTATATATTATGAAAAATTAAGTAGTATCAATTCAACTACACAAACAAACGCCATCTCAGAACCAAAATTAGTTTTTGCTGCTGTTGATTTTATGAATGATGAAGCAATTAAAAATATTCAAAGTGAGCTTAATGAATCAGCTTCGCAATACAAGCAGTATAAAGCAAGTTCTAATGACATTCAGCACTATAAATCAGCCTGAGACGACTTTGAAAGTAAAAATAAAGTGCCTATTACAGTTGATTTTGCTGTCTTTGAAGTTGATATTGATTTAGAAAAAGCTGATGAAACTTTTAAAAGTTGAGTTAATTATGCTATTAGAGGTTTAGATAACTATATTGATAGATTAGAAAAAACCGAAATATTGCCAAATCAAGACAAAAATGTTTCTAAGTATATGCAAACAACTGATTATGTATCAGCTTCATATGATAAAAGTAATCAAAATAACTTATGAAATGCTAAAGATATTTATATAGCAGGTTATCCAAATCAAAATAATACTGCTACTTGAATGCAAAATAATCCTAGTGAAAGATATTCAGATTCAGTATCTTCATATAATAGCGGTTTAAAAAATAAAGACACTTTTGCTTTTGCAACAGGCAGCATTGAGGAAAAAGTTGGTGTTGCCTCAAATGCAATTATCAATGATAATTATTGAAATAGAGTAATGGCTAGCTGATATGGTTTTCAATACGGCATTAACTTTTCATCCCTATATTATGGTGCTTCTGGCTCATTAGCTTATAATGAATTTGGCCAAATGGTGGGAATTTATAACTCTGTAACAGCTAGTGTTGACTATGGTGATTTATTAAGATCAGGTGGCATAGCACCCTTTTTACAATCTAGCGATATCCAAGCTGCAAATAATACAATTTATGCTTACAATTTAATTGACGGAAGCAATAAGTCAATTTACAAAAATCAAAAGAACTCATTTAGAGAAAATCTAAAATTCCTTTATCCAAATGGTTTTTCAGACGGATCTAAGCAAACTAAATTATTTAATGACTATTCTGGGGAAAAATAA
- a CDS encoding ABC transporter ATP-binding protein yields the protein MSKSAVKQANRSKSPNSFKLFIKLFKDYSGNSLILWMPIFLGLLLAGFITGGVWLLGYIIDHFFKIDLFDPASFNASQFAWFIVLLAFVYLLQKLVLITQYLIVNRASVKIGSRIRVNIYKKLQIMPLSYFENEKTGDLMSTVTNDIQNVVQSMIDVISNIITVAFTLLITFGILISYSFITALIALVIIPINFIPVLIIIIKNQKYFVSKQQNLGNFNAYLEEIIDALPIIRINNKQEAVAKDFDKINKVLLKTSTAISVRIAWLYPWFYFSKILNLLVIVGLTVLLKNNWLSMPGRDNITSGAILSISIYVFTISDKLGEILEIVSNLQLGLGSVVRVKKLLDLMPSVDESKLPNLKNGDGTIEFKNVWFAYPSNPDKYVLKNISFKIEPTKTLALVGHTGCGKSTIAKLLSKLYVPTKGDILINGQSIFDTNEKSWRNNIDVIQQETYLFKDTIKNNLTCVRPEISDDQLVNISKQVGLDEFIQKFPKAYETELKDNGSVLSVGQKQLIAITRSMISSKTISILDEATSDIDTITEIKIKKAISVLSKNKTLLIIAHRLSTIKNADNILMLENGEIKEQGTHSQLMSKKGQYQKMYISGIEE from the coding sequence ATGTCTAAAAGTGCTGTCAAACAGGCAAATAGGTCAAAATCTCCTAACTCTTTCAAGCTTTTTATAAAACTTTTTAAAGACTATTCAGGAAATAGTTTAATTTTATGAATGCCAATATTTTTAGGGCTTTTATTAGCTGGATTTATCACTGGTGGTGTATGACTTTTAGGATATATAATTGACCACTTTTTTAAAATAGATTTATTTGATCCTGCGTCATTTAATGCTTCCCAATTTGCCTGATTTATAGTACTCTTAGCTTTTGTTTATTTACTACAAAAATTAGTTTTAATTACACAATATTTAATAGTTAACAGAGCCAGTGTAAAAATAGGTTCTCGTATTAGAGTAAATATTTATAAAAAGCTTCAAATAATGCCGTTAAGTTATTTTGAGAATGAAAAAACAGGTGACTTGATGTCAACAGTTACTAATGATATTCAAAATGTTGTACAGTCTATGATTGATGTTATAAGCAACATTATTACAGTAGCATTTACCTTATTAATTACTTTTGGTATTCTAATTTCATACTCATTTATAACTGCACTTATTGCTTTAGTTATTATTCCAATTAACTTTATACCAGTATTAATAATTATTATTAAAAACCAAAAATATTTTGTTTCTAAACAACAAAATTTAGGTAATTTTAATGCTTATTTAGAAGAAATAATTGATGCGCTTCCTATAATAAGAATAAATAATAAGCAAGAAGCTGTTGCAAAAGACTTTGACAAAATTAACAAAGTTTTACTGAAAACTAGTACAGCTATTTCAGTAAGAATTGCCTGATTATATCCTTGATTTTACTTTAGTAAGATACTTAATTTATTAGTAATTGTCGGACTAACTGTTTTATTAAAAAATAATTGATTATCAATGCCTGGTAGAGACAATATAACTAGTGGCGCAATATTATCAATTTCAATTTATGTTTTTACAATTAGTGATAAATTAGGTGAAATTTTAGAAATTGTTTCGAATTTACAATTGGGTTTAGGTTCTGTTGTGCGTGTTAAAAAATTACTTGACTTAATGCCTTCAGTTGATGAATCAAAATTGCCAAACCTAAAGAATGGCGATGGTACAATTGAATTTAAAAATGTATGATTTGCTTATCCATCTAATCCTGATAAATACGTTTTAAAAAATATTTCATTCAAAATAGAGCCAACAAAAACATTGGCACTAGTAGGTCACACAGGCTGTGGCAAAAGCACAATTGCAAAACTGCTTTCTAAATTATATGTTCCAACTAAAGGCGATATCTTAATTAATGGTCAATCAATTTTTGACACAAATGAAAAAAGCTGAAGAAATAATATTGACGTCATTCAGCAAGAAACATATTTATTTAAGGACACAATTAAAAATAATTTAACCTGTGTAAGACCAGAAATTTCAGACGATCAATTAGTAAATATTTCTAAGCAAGTGGGACTTGATGAATTTATTCAAAAATTCCCAAAAGCCTATGAAACAGAGCTAAAAGACAACGGATCAGTTTTAAGCGTTGGCCAAAAACAACTTATAGCTATCACTAGATCAATGATAAGCAGCAAAACAATTTCTATTTTAGATGAAGCAACTAGCGATATTGATACAATCACTGAGATTAAGATTAAAAAAGCTATTTCAGTTTTAAGTAAAAATAAAACACTTTTAATAATTGCTCATAGACTAAGCACTATAAAGAATGCCGACAATATTTTAATGCTTGAAAATGGTGAAATAAAAGAACAAGGCACACATAGTCAGCTAATGTCTAAAAAAGGCCAATACCAAAAAATGTACATTAGTGGAATTGAAGAATAA
- a CDS encoding MMB_0454 family protein, which yields MNFLSTSFGTNERVSITEKALLSLIDNAVAEIKGIKLANIPRITFLPDQSNATFIIDVKVKRGYLLKNTIEGLREEITKNFETLLDFKPHNIRICFVEFY from the coding sequence ATGAATTTTCTTTCAACTTCTTTTGGAACTAACGAAAGAGTTTCTATTACTGAAAAAGCTCTTTTGAGCCTTATAGATAATGCTGTTGCTGAAATAAAAGGAATTAAATTAGCCAATATTCCTAGGATAACATTTCTTCCAGATCAGTCAAATGCCACTTTTATTATTGATGTTAAAGTTAAAAGAGGCTATTTACTCAAAAATACTATTGAAGGACTAAGAGAAGAAATAACCAAGAATTTTGAAACTCTTTTAGATTTTAAGCCACACAATATTCGAATTTGTTTTGTAGAGTTTTATTAA
- the mutM gene encoding DNA-formamidopyrimidine glycosylase codes for MPELPEVKTVVKALKGNILNLTITNVIVKLDKLIKNATASEFKNYLLNEKILDVYNVGKNIIYKLSNNKNLVSHLRMTGKYFTDSSINRTRKHDYIIFELDSQMFLFYNDSRQFGTFHIKNDNELFSSKPLDKLGKEVDKIDPKNLYESVRNKSIPIKSFLLDQSYILGIGNIYANEILFLSKINPWTKTNKIPYEKFKEILSNTKIILDKATELGGSTIVDFSGLNGAEGQFQNHLQVHMRANMPCNKCNALIQQEFIAQRMTYYCPICQKENYEQEK; via the coding sequence ATGCCTGAATTGCCAGAAGTTAAGACAGTAGTTAAAGCACTTAAAGGTAATATTTTAAATTTAACTATCACTAATGTCATTGTCAAGCTTGATAAGCTAATTAAAAATGCTACTGCTAGTGAGTTTAAAAACTACTTGTTAAATGAAAAAATACTTGATGTTTACAATGTTGGTAAAAACATTATTTACAAACTTTCAAATAATAAAAATTTAGTAAGCCACTTACGGATGACGGGCAAATATTTTACTGATAGCAGCATAAATAGAACAAGAAAACATGACTATATTATTTTTGAGTTAGATAGCCAAATGTTTCTGTTTTATAATGATTCTCGTCAGTTTGGAACTTTTCATATTAAAAATGATAATGAGCTATTTTCATCTAAACCTCTTGATAAATTAGGCAAAGAAGTTGACAAAATTGATCCTAAAAATTTATATGAATCAGTCAGAAACAAAAGTATTCCTATTAAATCATTTTTGCTAGATCAAAGCTATATTTTAGGCATAGGAAATATTTATGCTAATGAAATATTATTTTTATCAAAAATAAACCCTTGAACTAAAACTAATAAAATACCTTATGAAAAGTTTAAAGAAATATTAAGCAACACTAAAATAATTTTAGATAAAGCAACTGAGCTAGGCGGCTCAACAATTGTTGATTTTTCAGGCCTTAATGGTGCTGAAGGTCAGTTCCAAAATCATTTACAAGTTCATATGCGCGCAAACATGCCTTGCAATAAGTGCAATGCATTAATACAGCAAGAATTTATTGCACAAAGAATGACTTATTATTGCCCTATTTGTCAAAAGGAAAATTATGAGCAAGAAAAATAA
- a CDS encoding MAG3090 family protein: MKRVAIFYNAGTEFPWVLKHPKKEEIIGQFKSRKDAVFWYISFKLETLILLLNEKNEQVGQIAYIKDPDYNNKFIMIPQSSGLDANETYISLCDEFEIDPLKFYKLNTDAEIDEYIKHLKFSYSADPKTYFESRYEIKKRDKEEYLNADAKVKMKQIELAGLSDLDRHSRSEAAKELDDLSATNTIVIEPSASVKENTMSFKKTEAVSEKEVMPEAKNEVMDKEVMTSSKMTDETEASDNKESMMTSEEEKSSQTDSSMQMSTAMPKSKKQKSVGRIVGYVILALITLGVIAFGVICLLDWLGTTDLLPFISPK; this comes from the coding sequence ATGAAGAGAGTTGCAATATTTTATAATGCTGGAACAGAATTTCCTTGAGTTTTAAAACATCCTAAAAAAGAAGAAATAATTGGCCAATTCAAAAGCAGAAAAGATGCTGTATTTTGATACATAAGTTTTAAACTTGAAACACTAATTTTGTTGTTAAATGAAAAAAATGAACAAGTTGGACAAATTGCATATATCAAAGATCCAGACTACAACAATAAATTTATTATGATACCTCAATCATCAGGTTTAGATGCTAATGAAACATACATTTCTTTATGTGATGAGTTTGAAATTGATCCACTTAAGTTTTACAAACTAAATACTGATGCAGAAATTGATGAATACATTAAACATTTAAAATTCTCATATAGTGCAGATCCTAAAACATATTTTGAATCAAGATATGAAATCAAGAAAAGAGATAAAGAAGAGTATCTAAATGCTGATGCAAAAGTCAAAATGAAGCAAATTGAATTAGCTGGCTTATCTGATCTTGACAGACATTCTCGTTCTGAAGCTGCAAAAGAATTAGATGATTTATCTGCAACTAATACAATAGTTATTGAACCTAGTGCTAGTGTTAAAGAAAACACTATGAGTTTTAAGAAAACTGAAGCAGTTTCAGAAAAAGAAGTTATGCCTGAAGCTAAAAATGAAGTTATGGATAAAGAAGTTATGACAAGCAGCAAAATGACTGATGAAACAGAAGCTAGTGATAATAAAGAATCTATGATGACTTCAGAAGAAGAAAAAAGTTCTCAAACAGATTCATCAATGCAAATGTCAACAGCAATGCCAAAATCTAAAAAACAAAAATCAGTTGGCAGAATTGTTGGTTATGTAATTTTAGCTCTTATAACTCTTGGCGTAATAGCATTTGGCGTAATTTGTTTACTTGATTGACTAGGCACAACTGACTTATTACCTTTTATTTCACCTAAATAA
- a CDS encoding glucose-6-phosphate isomerase yields MKYINVDISHALDLSEINKYQEQVAKIHSDIVAQKVSEKEWLGWINLPNNTNNLEMKKMNDIASVWKKQKVNTLVVIGIGGSYLGSKAAYDYVFDKYKMTDPDIELIFAGNSLSSEQLVAQLKYVENKKFAINVISKSGTTIEPSIAFREFRKLLEFQVGAQYAKDYIVATTDSEKGVLYELAKAKNYETLIIPNNVGGRFSVLTPVGLFPLICAGVNVEKLLNGATDANNDCNNLNLNENQAYKYAVARHVLSKKYDIELMCSYEPKLSFFIEWWKQLFAESEGKDNKGLWVTGSTFSTDLHSIGQIIQDGKKILFETILVSKEPLYDILLSKEKNDDDKLNYLDGKTVHKVNLSAFKGTLEAHSKTALVPNIVIEIAKLDEYALGYLFQFFMRGLAISAYLLGVNPFDQPGVEIYKSNMFKILNKEDK; encoded by the coding sequence ATGAAATATATAAATGTTGATATTTCTCATGCTTTAGATCTAAGCGAGATAAATAAATATCAAGAACAGGTAGCTAAAATACATAGTGATATAGTTGCTCAAAAGGTCAGTGAAAAAGAGTGATTGGGCTGAATCAACTTGCCAAATAATACAAATAATTTGGAAATGAAAAAGATGAATGATATTGCTAGTGTATGAAAAAAACAAAAAGTAAACACACTAGTTGTTATTGGTATAGGTGGCTCATATTTAGGCTCAAAAGCTGCTTACGATTATGTTTTTGATAAATACAAAATGACTGATCCTGATATTGAATTAATTTTTGCAGGTAATTCATTAAGCAGCGAGCAATTAGTTGCACAACTTAAGTATGTTGAAAATAAAAAGTTTGCTATCAATGTTATTTCCAAAAGTGGTACAACAATTGAGCCATCAATTGCCTTTAGAGAATTTAGAAAGCTTTTAGAGTTTCAAGTGGGAGCACAATATGCAAAGGATTATATTGTTGCAACAACCGATTCTGAAAAAGGGGTTTTATATGAACTTGCTAAAGCTAAGAATTATGAAACTTTAATAATTCCTAATAATGTAGGTGGTCGCTTTAGTGTGCTTACTCCTGTTGGGCTATTTCCATTAATTTGTGCAGGCGTCAATGTTGAAAAATTACTTAATGGTGCAACTGATGCAAATAATGATTGCAATAATTTAAATCTAAATGAAAATCAAGCATATAAATATGCAGTTGCTAGACATGTATTAAGCAAAAAATATGACATAGAACTAATGTGTTCATATGAGCCAAAATTATCATTTTTCATCGAATGATGAAAACAATTATTTGCTGAAAGTGAAGGCAAGGATAACAAAGGATTATGAGTTACTGGTTCGACTTTTAGCACTGATTTACACTCGATTGGGCAAATTATTCAAGATGGCAAAAAGATATTATTTGAGACAATTTTAGTCTCAAAAGAACCTTTATATGACATTTTGCTTTCTAAAGAAAAAAATGATGATGATAAGCTTAATTATTTAGATGGTAAAACAGTACATAAAGTAAATTTATCAGCTTTTAAAGGCACACTAGAAGCTCATTCAAAAACCGCCTTGGTGCCTAATATTGTTATTGAAATTGCAAAGTTAGATGAATATGCACTAGGATACTTATTCCAGTTTTTTATGAGAGGATTAGCAATTAGTGCTTATTTATTAGGAGTAAATCCATTTGATCAGCCAGGAGTTGAAATATATAAATCCAATATGTTTAAAATTTTAAATAAGGAAGATAAATAA
- the msrB gene encoding peptide-methionine (R)-S-oxide reductase MsrB, translating to MIKQVRNELKLSQLSYDILKNSATERPHTSVLNNEYRRGIYVEKITGEPLFSSSTKFNSGCGWPSFSEPIFKDTVKYLDDTSHNMFRIEVRSGQGDHHLGHVFNDGPKDMGGKRYCINGAAIDFIPYEEMDEKGYSEFKKFVK from the coding sequence ATTATTAAGCAAGTTAGAAATGAATTAAAACTTAGCCAGCTTAGCTATGATATTCTTAAAAACTCTGCGACTGAAAGACCGCATACATCAGTTTTAAATAATGAATATCGTCGTGGAATTTATGTTGAAAAAATCACTGGCGAACCACTTTTTTCATCAAGCACAAAATTTAACTCTGGCTGTGGCTGACCAAGCTTTTCAGAACCAATTTTCAAAGACACTGTGAAGTATTTAGATGATACATCACACAATATGTTCAGAATCGAAGTAAGATCAGGTCAAGGCGACCATCACTTAGGCCATGTATTTAATGATGGTCCAAAAGATATGGGTGGTAAAAGATACTGCATTAATGGTGCTGCAATTGATTTTATTCCATATGAAGAAATGGATGAAAAAGGCTACTCAGAATTTAAAAAGTTTGTTAAATAA
- the efp gene encoding elongation factor P, with the protein MINVNTFKPGITFEDDGDIFVVLEAQHSKQGRGQANVKAKVKNLRTGSTVIKSYTGGVMVSRAHIDKRPMSYLYSDGENIILMDTETYEQVEIPVSHVEWELNFLKEGMIVKIRKYKEEILDIELDANVVLEVTEAPDAVKGNTANNPQKKVKLETGFELETPMFISEGEKIIVSTETGKYVGRANK; encoded by the coding sequence ATGATTAATGTAAATACTTTTAAACCTGGAATTACTTTTGAAGATGATGGTGATATTTTTGTTGTTTTGGAAGCTCAACACTCAAAACAAGGTAGAGGTCAAGCCAATGTTAAGGCCAAGGTAAAAAACCTAAGAACTGGCAGCACAGTTATTAAATCATACACTGGTGGTGTAATGGTTTCACGTGCACACATTGATAAAAGACCAATGAGCTACTTATATTCTGATGGTGAAAATATTATTTTAATGGATACTGAAACATATGAGCAAGTTGAAATTCCAGTTTCGCATGTTGAATGAGAGCTTAATTTCCTTAAAGAAGGAATGATTGTAAAAATTAGAAAATATAAAGAAGAAATTCTTGACATTGAATTAGATGCTAATGTTGTGTTAGAAGTTACTGAAGCTCCAGATGCTGTTAAAGGCAACACAGCAAATAATCCACAAAAGAAAGTTAAGTTAGAAACAGGTTTTGAACTAGAAACTCCAATGTTTATTAGTGAAGGCGAAAAAATCATTGTTTCAACCGAAACAGGCAAATATGTTGGAAGGGCAAATAAGTAA
- a CDS encoding ABC transporter ATP-binding protein encodes MLKLFSKFPLKVKLMALFAVILSTLHPFLSILIPTVTRQLITYLANSNINSEVSVYIFKSSWIIGSFSYANALWVIIGISFALAFILVIVSYASNFLAAQAKNLGVYYTRKLLFEHLLTLSHKNIESITPATLLTRFSNDVQKLEDGFYIIFRNIFVFPFYTVWGLIFALLTNLYLSISIVFVVPFIVTLAVVAIIKLFPLYRKENIMLDAVNEVIKEDFNNVSLIKSYNLGQRQFLRFNESNKNLEKVSRKANTYGAINWPSIDLFILLGNVVIFSIVAVIINKNDSTDIKSLVGDIYQFITYMQLISFGIFSTLFMTNRLIRSNISAKRILEILKIKSEIASKNSTHTQSICGKIEFKNVNFGYDKTLVLKDVSFVIKPYETVGIIGKTGSGKSTLVRLLTREYKINKNSGEILIDNKNIYDINQQDFYKNVSVVFQKPLLLSGTIKSNVMLGANLENESNLNNALLNSKADFVFKLDDSVEHKVYQRGKNFSGGQRQRLAIAQALIKSPKILILDDATSALDNQTDKLVRENLGKISNNTTIIISQRVSSIKDCDKIIVMDNGSVSAIGKHNDLLNTNTIYRSIYESQEKEVQNV; translated from the coding sequence ATGCTGAAATTATTTTCTAAATTTCCACTAAAAGTCAAGCTTATGGCTCTTTTTGCTGTTATATTAAGCACACTACATCCTTTTTTAAGCATATTAATCCCTACAGTCACAAGGCAGTTAATAACTTACTTGGCTAATAGCAACATTAATAGTGAAGTAAGTGTTTATATTTTTAAATCTTCATGAATAATAGGCTCATTTTCTTATGCAAATGCTTTGTGAGTAATTATTGGAATTTCTTTTGCACTAGCTTTTATATTAGTAATAGTTTCCTATGCTTCTAACTTTTTAGCTGCACAAGCTAAAAATTTAGGTGTGTATTACACTAGGAAATTATTATTTGAACATTTACTTACTTTATCACATAAAAATATTGAAAGTATAACGCCAGCAACGCTACTAACTCGTTTTAGTAATGATGTACAAAAATTAGAGGACGGCTTTTATATTATTTTTAGAAACATTTTCGTTTTTCCATTTTACACAGTTTGAGGCTTAATATTTGCTTTACTAACTAATTTATACTTATCAATTTCAATTGTTTTTGTTGTCCCTTTTATTGTTACACTTGCAGTTGTAGCTATTATTAAGCTATTTCCGTTATATAGAAAAGAAAACATAATGCTTGATGCAGTTAATGAAGTAATTAAGGAAGATTTTAATAATGTTTCCTTAATTAAGTCATATAACTTAGGGCAAAGACAATTTTTGCGTTTTAATGAATCTAATAAAAATTTAGAAAAAGTTTCAAGAAAAGCAAATACATATGGCGCTATTAACTGACCTTCTATTGACCTATTCATTTTGCTTGGCAATGTTGTTATTTTTTCAATTGTAGCAGTGATTATTAACAAAAATGATAGCACTGACATTAAGTCATTAGTTGGTGACATTTATCAATTTATTACATATATGCAGCTTATTTCTTTTGGAATATTTTCAACACTTTTTATGACAAATAGACTTATAAGAAGCAATATTTCTGCTAAAAGAATTTTGGAAATATTAAAAATAAAAAGCGAAATTGCATCTAAAAATAGTACTCATACACAATCAATTTGCGGCAAAATTGAGTTCAAAAATGTGAATTTTGGCTATGATAAAACATTAGTTTTAAAAGATGTTTCATTTGTCATAAAGCCTTATGAAACAGTCGGAATAATTGGAAAAACTGGTAGTGGAAAAAGTACATTAGTTCGTCTTTTAACTCGCGAGTATAAAATTAATAAAAACAGTGGCGAAATATTAATAGACAATAAAAATATTTATGACATTAACCAGCAAGATTTTTACAAAAATGTTTCAGTAGTATTTCAAAAACCATTATTGCTAAGTGGTACTATTAAATCAAATGTGATGCTTGGTGCTAATTTAGAAAATGAATCAAATTTAAATAATGCTTTATTAAATTCTAAAGCTGACTTTGTATTTAAACTTGATGATTCAGTAGAGCATAAAGTTTACCAAAGAGGTAAAAACTTTAGCGGTGGGCAGAGACAAAGATTAGCAATTGCCCAAGCATTAATTAAAAGTCCAAAAATTCTTATTTTGGATGATGCAACAAGCGCATTAGATAACCAAACTGATAAATTAGTTAGGGAAAATTTAGGCAAAATTTCTAATAATACAACCATAATAATTTCTCAAAGAGTTAGTTCAATAAAGGATTGCGACAAAATAATTGTTATGGATAATGGCAGTGTTTCTGCAATTGGAAAGCATAATGATTTATTAAATACTAACACAATATATAGAAGTATTTATGAAAGCCAGGAGAAAGAGGTGCAAAATGTCTAA
- a CDS encoding Smr/MutS family protein: MSKKNKNSSIYYDNNDFSNIVDLHGFTIPEALTQVQLSLANAYEDDFYYDYVTIITGKGQGALMANIEEYLRDSNYDYEISFDDASIKVYL, translated from the coding sequence ATGAGCAAGAAAAATAAAAATAGTTCTATTTACTATGATAATAATGACTTCTCAAACATAGTTGATTTGCACGGATTTACAATTCCAGAAGCACTTACACAAGTGCAACTATCATTAGCTAATGCCTATGAAGATGATTTTTATTATGACTATGTTACTATAATAACAGGTAAAGGGCAAGGTGCACTGATGGCAAATATTGAGGAGTATTTACGCGATTCTAATTATGATTATGAAATATCATTTGATGATGCATCAATAAAGGTGTATTTGTAA